One Nocardia sp. BMG111209 DNA segment encodes these proteins:
- a CDS encoding oxidoreductase encodes MSTWTETHIPDQHGRVAVVTGANTGLGFETARALAEHGATVVLACRNADRARAAAARIAETAPSVRVDTESLDLASLDSVRTAAAALRDRYDHIDLLINNAGVTGLRGVTADGFENQFGINHLGHFALTGLLLDRVIAAPAGRVVTVSSLGHRAGRIEATDPAAPGGNTYGKSKLANLLFTYALDRRLSATAARSLAAHPGGANTEVARYAPAPVRALNRGLTVLLGRTPAMGALPTLRAATDPGASGSEFYGPAGLLEVRGYPVVVEPAERARDRERQDRLWEVSEELTGVRYPDPAVAEQLG; translated from the coding sequence ATGAGCACCTGGACCGAGACCCATATTCCCGATCAGCACGGCCGTGTCGCGGTCGTCACCGGTGCGAACACCGGGCTCGGATTCGAGACGGCGCGGGCGCTGGCCGAACACGGCGCCACCGTCGTGCTGGCCTGCCGGAACGCGGATCGGGCCCGCGCCGCGGCCGCGCGCATCGCGGAAACCGCTCCGTCAGTGCGGGTTGACACCGAATCGCTGGATCTGGCCTCCCTCGACTCGGTACGCACCGCCGCCGCCGCGCTGCGCGATCGCTACGACCACATCGATCTGCTGATCAACAATGCCGGCGTCACCGGCCTGCGCGGTGTCACCGCCGACGGATTCGAGAATCAGTTCGGCATCAATCATCTCGGCCATTTCGCGCTGACCGGCCTGTTGCTCGACCGGGTGATCGCGGCCCCCGCGGGCCGGGTCGTCACCGTGAGCAGCCTCGGCCACCGCGCCGGGCGCATCGAGGCCACCGATCCGGCCGCCCCGGGCGGAAACACCTACGGCAAGTCGAAACTCGCGAATCTGCTGTTCACCTACGCGCTGGACCGCCGGCTGTCCGCCACCGCCGCGCGGTCGCTCGCCGCTCATCCGGGCGGGGCGAACACCGAGGTCGCCCGGTATGCGCCCGCACCCGTGCGCGCGCTCAACCGCGGGCTGACCGTCCTGCTGGGCCGCACACCCGCGATGGGTGCGCTGCCCACCCTGCGCGCGGCCACCGATCCCGGCGCGTCCGGCAGCGAATTCTACGGTCCCGCAGGACTTCTGGAGGTCCGTGGCTATCCGGTGGTGGTAGAGCCGGCCGAACGCGCTCGTGATCGGGAGCGCCAGGACCGGCTGTGGGAGGTCTCGGAGGAGCTCACCGGCGTCCGCTACCCGGATCCGGCGGTGGCCGAACAGCTCGGCTGA
- a CDS encoding TetR/AcrR family transcriptional regulator: protein MTDRRRRADAQRNRTAIVEAARDLVITTGPEVGMDEIAAAAGVAVGTLYRHFPSKAVLLEAIVDDLSTSIDESLTAAADRVEDGATRPEDEITGLLANIVLEVRQERLLRFTAADPAADSLRRVQERGRTVVERLVAAAHRNGALYADVTVDDVILLLTTAPSDSVPESEQLRWLDLARRALGPLPRDVSESVS, encoded by the coding sequence ATGACCGACAGGCGCCGTCGCGCGGACGCGCAGCGCAATCGAACAGCGATCGTCGAGGCGGCGCGTGATCTGGTGATCACCACCGGCCCCGAGGTCGGGATGGACGAGATCGCCGCCGCAGCCGGGGTCGCCGTCGGTACGCTCTACCGCCACTTCCCCTCGAAAGCCGTTCTGCTGGAAGCGATCGTCGACGACCTGTCCACCTCGATCGACGAATCCCTCACCGCCGCAGCCGATCGCGTCGAGGACGGGGCGACCCGGCCCGAGGACGAGATCACCGGGCTGCTGGCCAATATCGTGTTGGAGGTACGGCAGGAGCGGTTGCTGCGCTTCACCGCCGCGGACCCGGCCGCCGATTCGCTGCGCCGGGTCCAGGAGCGGGGCCGCACCGTGGTCGAACGGCTGGTGGCCGCCGCGCATCGCAACGGCGCGCTGTACGCCGACGTCACCGTGGACGACGTGATCCTGCTGCTGACCACCGCCCCCAGCGACAGTGTCCCGGAATCGGAGCAGTTGCGCTGGCTGGACCTCGCCCGGCGGGCGCTCGGCCCGCTCCCCCGCGATGTCTCGGAATCCGTCTCATAA
- a CDS encoding TetR family transcriptional regulator, with amino-acid sequence MIDDSRARILAVSLELFAERGHHAVTVREIADRVGLTKTAVLYHFPSKGDIVAALVEPLLTESEAVVAAATALGDPGDRAWAVVVGLLDVWLTYRTLLRIQMQDQSLAADERTFERLRDFAVAVHESIAGPDADLTDRVRAAQVYAMLSDPVVLFGDEPAGPLRTAILAGVARLLGRSGPVPAARPVAAAAPARPARRGRPGVMSAEMIETARRMRDAGEGSVDEIAARLGVSRATLYRHLTESR; translated from the coding sequence GTGATCGACGATTCCCGTGCGCGCATCCTGGCGGTGTCGCTCGAGCTGTTCGCCGAGCGCGGCCATCACGCCGTCACCGTCCGGGAGATCGCCGACCGGGTCGGGCTCACCAAAACCGCTGTGCTCTACCACTTTCCGAGTAAAGGCGATATCGTCGCCGCGCTGGTCGAGCCGTTGCTGACCGAGAGCGAGGCAGTGGTGGCGGCCGCGACGGCCCTCGGCGATCCGGGGGACCGGGCCTGGGCGGTGGTGGTGGGCCTGCTGGACGTGTGGCTGACCTACCGCACGCTGTTGCGGATCCAGATGCAGGACCAGTCACTGGCCGCCGACGAGCGGACCTTCGAGCGCCTGCGGGATTTCGCGGTGGCGGTGCACGAGTCGATCGCCGGGCCGGACGCCGATCTCACCGACCGGGTCCGGGCGGCGCAGGTCTACGCGATGCTCAGCGATCCGGTGGTCCTGTTCGGCGACGAGCCCGCCGGCCCGCTGCGCACCGCGATCCTGGCCGGTGTCGCGCGGCTGCTCGGCAGGTCCGGGCCGGTGCCGGCGGCGCGTCCGGTCGCCGCGGCCGCCCCCGCTCGACCCGCGCGCCGCGGCCGTCCCGGTGTGATGTCCGCCGAGATGATCGAGACCGCCCGCCGGATGCGCGACGCCGGCGAGGGTTCCGTCGACGAGATCGCGGCCCGGCTCGGGGTCTCGCGCGCCACGCTCTATCGGCATCTCACCGAATCTCGATAG
- a CDS encoding FAD-dependent monooxygenase translates to MRNSRVLISGAGIAGETLAYWLARHGFRPTIVERAAGLRRGGQGVDVRERAIEVIERMGLTAQVRSAAADVLGMRFVDADGRRRGEVDMARIKERIGSDEVEIMRGDLVRLLHDANGGTVEYLFGESISALEPDSDGVTAEFERAGRRRFDLVVGADGLHSTVRRLVFGPEQRFVRHLDHYFAFGDADPALGPDRWVTVYNTPGAMAGVYRSGSHPQAKAYLAFRSPRREFDPREPAAARRALTERFGKDPAWHVAQLLESVLADDEMYFDALAQVHLPSWASGRVVLIGDAAHCASPVSGGGAELALTGAYRLADELAAADGDHEQAFPRYERAHRPSVGRRQRIGPNLRLLVPKTRAGIAIRNTLTRLPVLESMAGMERIMAPRNTEPLTTARTDTTP, encoded by the coding sequence ATGAGAAATTCACGGGTACTCATCTCGGGTGCGGGTATCGCCGGCGAGACGCTCGCGTATTGGCTTGCGCGCCATGGCTTCCGGCCCACGATCGTGGAACGCGCGGCGGGGCTGCGGCGCGGCGGCCAGGGTGTGGACGTGCGCGAGCGGGCCATCGAGGTCATCGAACGGATGGGGCTGACGGCGCAGGTGCGATCCGCGGCCGCCGATGTGCTCGGGATGCGGTTCGTCGACGCGGACGGCCGCCGCCGCGGGGAGGTGGACATGGCGAGGATCAAGGAGCGGATCGGCAGCGACGAGGTCGAGATCATGCGCGGCGATCTGGTCCGGCTGCTGCACGACGCCAACGGCGGCACGGTGGAATACCTGTTCGGCGAGTCGATCTCGGCGCTCGAACCGGACAGCGACGGGGTCACGGCCGAATTCGAGCGCGCCGGGCGGCGGAGATTCGATCTGGTCGTCGGCGCCGACGGACTGCATTCGACGGTGCGCCGTCTGGTCTTCGGTCCGGAACAGCGCTTCGTGCGTCATCTGGACCATTACTTCGCCTTCGGCGACGCGGATCCGGCGCTGGGCCCGGACCGCTGGGTCACGGTGTACAACACCCCGGGCGCGATGGCCGGGGTCTATCGATCGGGCAGCCATCCACAGGCCAAGGCCTACCTCGCATTCCGCAGTCCGCGAAGGGAATTCGACCCGCGCGAGCCCGCGGCCGCACGCCGCGCGCTGACCGAGCGGTTCGGGAAGGATCCGGCGTGGCACGTCGCGCAACTGCTCGAATCCGTGCTCGCGGACGACGAGATGTACTTCGACGCGCTCGCGCAGGTCCACCTGCCGAGCTGGGCCAGCGGGCGGGTGGTGCTGATCGGTGACGCCGCCCATTGCGCCTCACCGGTTTCCGGCGGCGGCGCCGAACTCGCGCTGACCGGCGCCTATCGGCTCGCCGACGAACTCGCCGCGGCCGACGGCGATCACGAGCAGGCGTTCCCGCGCTACGAGCGCGCGCACCGGCCGTCGGTCGGCCGCAGGCAGCGGATCGGGCCGAATCTGCGCCTGCTCGTGCCGAAGACTCGCGCGGGCATCGCGATTCGCAACACCCTCACGCGGCTGCCGGTGCTGGAGTCGATGGCGGGGATGGAGCGAATCATGGCCCCCCGCAACACCGAACCGCTGACTACGGCACGTACAGATACCACTCCGTGA
- a CDS encoding MerR family transcriptional regulator, with product MTAALSIGEVARRSGVAATTLRYYEDRGLLRPPERVGGRRRYDESVLIRLRAIEICKASGFGLDEIAALLADEAPGRPASRALAVAKLADIDARMAVLAQARALIEGGLRCTCPSLEACTCGVHPPVGSPNPRIVDSVG from the coding sequence ATGACCGCAGCGCTGTCCATCGGTGAGGTCGCCCGGCGCTCCGGTGTCGCGGCGACGACACTGCGCTACTACGAGGATCGCGGGCTGCTGCGGCCGCCGGAGCGGGTCGGCGGGCGCCGGCGCTACGACGAATCCGTGCTGATCCGGCTGCGGGCCATCGAGATCTGCAAGGCGTCCGGCTTCGGGCTCGACGAGATCGCCGCGCTGCTCGCGGACGAGGCCCCGGGTCGTCCCGCGAGCCGGGCCCTGGCGGTGGCGAAGCTGGCCGACATCGATGCGCGCATGGCCGTCCTCGCGCAGGCGCGGGCCCTCATCGAGGGGGGCCTGCGCTGCACCTGCCCCTCGCTCGAGGCCTGTACCTGCGGTGTCCATCCGCCGGTGGGAAGCCCGAATCCCCGGATAGTCGACTCCGTTGGATAA
- a CDS encoding PPOX class F420-dependent oxidoreductase produces MSNPYPELARSRYALLRSHRRDGTAVDTPIWFRLDGTTLVFRTKIGPKTRRLAVTPAVELRPCDHRGRITGDTAPVTGQATILAGEEAEAANRALHERYGWQWNVVPMIRIPGVVNVHRTLSLAEKVRRTRTGTLWTDSAIVRVELDPVPPQFR; encoded by the coding sequence ATGTCGAACCCGTACCCCGAGCTGGCCCGGTCCCGTTACGCCCTGCTGCGCAGTCATCGGCGCGACGGCACCGCGGTCGACACCCCGATCTGGTTCCGGCTGGACGGCACCACCCTGGTGTTCCGTACCAAGATCGGCCCGAAGACCCGGCGGCTCGCGGTGACCCCGGCCGTGGAGTTACGCCCGTGCGATCACCGCGGCCGGATCACCGGCGATACCGCGCCGGTCACCGGACAGGCCACGATCCTCGCCGGCGAGGAGGCCGAGGCCGCGAACCGAGCGCTGCACGAGCGTTACGGCTGGCAGTGGAACGTCGTCCCGATGATCCGCATCCCCGGCGTGGTGAACGTCCACCGGACGCTGAGCCTGGCCGAGAAGGTGCGCCGGACCCGGACCGGGACGTTGTGGACGGACAGCGCGATCGTGCGGGTCGAGTTGGATCCGGTACCGCCACAATTCCGTTGA